A part of Notolabrus celidotus isolate fNotCel1 chromosome 21, fNotCel1.pri, whole genome shotgun sequence genomic DNA contains:
- the cdnf gene encoding cerebral dopamine neurotrophic factor has product MSVVCVLVCLLLFRGLHISAENCEVCVGFLERLYSTLTSSHSDLTPHLVEDQLIHMCSLSQGKEARLCYYLGASSDAATRVTASVSRPLASHVPVEKICQRLNSRDTQICQLTYERGLKDLSSDGLRNLRVSELKKILSSWGEECRGCLEKHEFVSLIQEKAALHTHSVDL; this is encoded by the exons ATGTCGGTGGTGTGTGTTCTCGTCTgcctgctgttgttcagaggaTTACATatttctgcagagaattgtgaaG tgtgtgtgggttttcTTGAAAGACTGTACTCCACTCTAACCTCATCTCACAGTGACCTGACTCCACACCTGGTGGAGGATCAGCTAATACACATGTGCTCACTGAGCCAGGGCAAGGAGGCACGGCTg TGTTATTATCTTGGAGCCAGCAGTGATGCAGCAACACGAGTCACAGCATCCGTGTCTCGACCTCTTGCCTCTCACGTCCCTGTCGAGAAAATCTGTCAACGACTGAACAGCCGAGACACACAGATCTGTCAGCTGACATATG AGCGCGGTCTGAAGGACCTGAGCAGCGATGGACTCAGAAACCTGAGAGTTTCAGAGTTAAAGAAGATTCTGTCGTCGTGGGGAGAAGAGTGTCGCGGCTGTTTGGAGAAACATGAGTTTGTGAGTCTGATCCAGGAGAAAgctgctctgcacacacacagcgtggacctgtaa
- the LOC117804871 gene encoding beta-2-microglobulin-like, giving the protein MMKLPVFGFLFALIAACSCVEKLTPPKVQLYSQKPGEFGKENFLICHVSGFYPPNLSITILKDGQELPNSRQTDLSFSHDWSFHLTKNVAFTPMSGEDYACKVMHNGKSKSYAWESNM; this is encoded by the exons ATGATGAAGCTGCCCGTGTTCGGATTCCTGTTCGCTCTGATTGCAGCATGCAGCTGTGTGGAGAAACTCA ctcctcctAAGGTCCAGCTGTACAGCCAAAAGCCAGGGGAGTTTGGGAAGGAGAATTTCCTGATCTGCCACGTGAGCGGCTTCTACCCCCCCAACCTGAGCATCACCATCCTGAAGGACGGGCAAGAGCTTCCTAATTCCAGGCAGACCGACCTCTCCTTCAGCCACGACTGGAGCTTCCACCTGACCAAGAACGTGGCCTTCACACCTATGAGCGGCGAGGACTACGCCTGCAAGGTCATGCACAACGGCAAATCCAAAAGCTACGCCTGGG AGTCCAACATGTAA
- the msrb3 gene encoding methionine-R-sulfoxide reductase B3 isoform X2 — protein MSGFNLLHLITKSQPVALKACSLPSGARRSKRTWPVSFSQEELKQRLTPKQYHVTQERGTESAFTGEFTDHKDEGTYTCVVCGAPLFSSNTKFDSHSGWPSFFDILKEESISNSDDFSYGMHRVETTCSQCGAHLGHMFDDGPRPTGKRFCINSASLSFQPKHPSSPPPSSPSGAAGGASSRAGSEEKTEL, from the exons ATGTCGGGTTTCAATCTGCTACATCTCATAACCAAGAGTCAGCCTGTAGCTCTGAAGGCCTGCAGTCTGCCCTCAG gtGCTCGGAGGAGTAAGAGAACATGGCCTGTGAGTTTCtctcaggaggagctgaagcAGCGCCTCACCCCGAAGCAGTACCATGTGACCCAGGAGAGAGGCACCGAGAG TGCTTTCACAGGCGAGTTCACGGACCATAAAGACGAGGGGACATACACCTGTGTGGTCTGTGGAGCTCCTCTGTTCAG ctCTAACACCAAGTTTGACTCGCACTCAG GATGGCCGTCGTTCTTTGACATCCTGAAGGAAGAGTCCATCTCAAACTCAGACGATTTTTCCTACGGCATGCACCGAGTCGAGACCACCTGCAGCCAG TGTGGGGCTCACCTGGGTCACATGTTTGATGATGGACCTCGGCCAACAGGAAAACGTTTCTGCATTAACTCCGCCTCCCTGTCCTTCCAGCCCAaacacccctcctccccccctccctcctccccctctgggGCAGCGGGTGGAGCTTCCAGCAGAGCTGGAAGTGAGGAGAAGACGGAACTGTGA
- the msrb3 gene encoding methionine-R-sulfoxide reductase B3 isoform X1: protein MAFLLRRGALFLNLHRALGRGSSSVFPPAQPSVLIGARRSKRTWPVSFSQEELKQRLTPKQYHVTQERGTESAFTGEFTDHKDEGTYTCVVCGAPLFSSNTKFDSHSGWPSFFDILKEESISNSDDFSYGMHRVETTCSQCGAHLGHMFDDGPRPTGKRFCINSASLSFQPKHPSSPPPSSPSGAAGGASSRAGSEEKTEL, encoded by the exons ATGGCCTTCCTCCTCAGACGGGGGGCGCTCTTCCTCAATCTGCATCGTGCTCTTGGGAGAGGCAGCAGCTCAGTTTTCCCCCCAGCTCAGCCCTCTGTTCTCATAG gtGCTCGGAGGAGTAAGAGAACATGGCCTGTGAGTTTCtctcaggaggagctgaagcAGCGCCTCACCCCGAAGCAGTACCATGTGACCCAGGAGAGAGGCACCGAGAG TGCTTTCACAGGCGAGTTCACGGACCATAAAGACGAGGGGACATACACCTGTGTGGTCTGTGGAGCTCCTCTGTTCAG ctCTAACACCAAGTTTGACTCGCACTCAG GATGGCCGTCGTTCTTTGACATCCTGAAGGAAGAGTCCATCTCAAACTCAGACGATTTTTCCTACGGCATGCACCGAGTCGAGACCACCTGCAGCCAG TGTGGGGCTCACCTGGGTCACATGTTTGATGATGGACCTCGGCCAACAGGAAAACGTTTCTGCATTAACTCCGCCTCCCTGTCCTTCCAGCCCAaacacccctcctccccccctccctcctccccctctgggGCAGCGGGTGGAGCTTCCAGCAGAGCTGGAAGTGAGGAGAAGACGGAACTGTGA
- the msrb3 gene encoding methionine-R-sulfoxide reductase B3 isoform X3: protein MFRPDPGGLTRIILTVCVLLLLPGARRSKRTWPVSFSQEELKQRLTPKQYHVTQERGTESAFTGEFTDHKDEGTYTCVVCGAPLFSSNTKFDSHSGWPSFFDILKEESISNSDDFSYGMHRVETTCSQCGAHLGHMFDDGPRPTGKRFCINSASLSFQPKHPSSPPPSSPSGAAGGASSRAGSEEKTEL from the exons ATGTTTAGACCCGATCCCGGCGGACTGACTCGGATCATCTTGACGGTTTGTGTGTTACTGCTGCTCCCcg gtGCTCGGAGGAGTAAGAGAACATGGCCTGTGAGTTTCtctcaggaggagctgaagcAGCGCCTCACCCCGAAGCAGTACCATGTGACCCAGGAGAGAGGCACCGAGAG TGCTTTCACAGGCGAGTTCACGGACCATAAAGACGAGGGGACATACACCTGTGTGGTCTGTGGAGCTCCTCTGTTCAG ctCTAACACCAAGTTTGACTCGCACTCAG GATGGCCGTCGTTCTTTGACATCCTGAAGGAAGAGTCCATCTCAAACTCAGACGATTTTTCCTACGGCATGCACCGAGTCGAGACCACCTGCAGCCAG TGTGGGGCTCACCTGGGTCACATGTTTGATGATGGACCTCGGCCAACAGGAAAACGTTTCTGCATTAACTCCGCCTCCCTGTCCTTCCAGCCCAaacacccctcctccccccctccctcctccccctctgggGCAGCGGGTGGAGCTTCCAGCAGAGCTGGAAGTGAGGAGAAGACGGAACTGTGA
- the LOC117805310 gene encoding beta-2-microglobulin-like → MKSVICALLLCVLCHTMRSQAEKSPMVNVYSQDRGLWGQKNVLICHVSNIAPPPEISLELLKNGQVIPETHQADLAFDGDWYYYLTKHVSFTPVKGERYTCKVTHKGKINFYEWEPDE, encoded by the exons ATGAAGAGTGTGATCTGCGCTCTGCTCCTATGTGTGCTCTGTCACACGATGCGTTCACAGGCCGAGAAAT CTCCAATGGTGAATGTCTACAGTCAAGATCGGGGTCTTTGGGGACAGAAGAACGTTCTTATCTGTCATGTGAGCAATATCGCACCCCCACCAGAGATCTCCCTGGAGCTGCTGAAGAATGGACAGGTGATCCCAGAAACCCATCAAGCTGACCTGGCCTTCGATGGAGACTGGTACTACTACCTGACCAAACATGTTTCCTTCACCCCCGTCAAAGGAGAGCGGTACACCTGCAAAGTCACACACAAGGGCAAAATTAATTTCTACGAGTGGG AACCCGATGAGTGA